A stretch of the Actinomycetes bacterium genome encodes the following:
- a CDS encoding cation:proton antiporter yields MPELSLAAVAAVAAVAFLVPLLLGLAPGLRLPSVVLEIVIGIVLGPSVLGWVRVDVPLQVLSILGLAFLLFLAGLEVDVDHLRGKLLGLVATGFAVSFAIGLAVSAGLAAVGLVDTPLLVAIILTATSLGVVIPVLKDAGQVESDFGQLVIAAASIADFGAVILLSLFFSREATGPGAQLLLIGGLVLLAVGVGVGVARAGRSLRLSADLGRLQDSSAQIRVRGAVLLLALLVLVAQRLGLETILGAFLAGAILRVVDRDEMMTHPRFRMKLEALGYGFLVPFFFVVSGVRFDLRALTGDPANLRLVPVFLAMLLIVRGLPALLYRSRVGSRRTVARSPRRDAAPPSELWNADGFRGATLRLGELVGVPG; encoded by the coding sequence ATGCCTGAGCTGTCGTTGGCCGCTGTCGCGGCCGTGGCGGCCGTCGCCTTCCTTGTCCCGCTGCTCCTCGGCCTGGCCCCCGGCCTGCGCCTGCCCTCGGTGGTGCTGGAGATCGTGATCGGGATCGTGCTCGGCCCCTCGGTGCTCGGCTGGGTCCGGGTCGACGTGCCGCTCCAGGTGCTGTCGATCCTGGGCCTGGCGTTCCTGCTGTTCCTGGCCGGCCTCGAGGTCGACGTTGACCACCTGCGCGGCAAGCTGCTCGGCCTGGTCGCCACCGGCTTCGCCGTGTCGTTTGCCATCGGGCTCGCCGTCTCCGCCGGCCTGGCGGCGGTCGGGCTGGTGGACACCCCGCTGCTGGTTGCGATCATCCTGACCGCGACCTCGCTTGGGGTGGTCATCCCGGTACTTAAGGACGCCGGACAGGTCGAGTCGGACTTCGGCCAGCTGGTGATCGCGGCGGCCTCGATCGCCGATTTCGGTGCGGTGATCCTGCTGTCGCTGTTCTTCTCTCGGGAGGCGACCGGGCCGGGGGCGCAGCTGCTGCTGATCGGCGGCCTGGTGCTGCTGGCGGTCGGGGTCGGCGTCGGTGTGGCCAGGGCGGGCCGCTCGCTCCGCCTGTCGGCGGACCTCGGCCGGCTGCAGGACTCCAGCGCCCAGATCCGGGTGCGCGGCGCCGTCCTGCTCCTCGCCCTGCTGGTCTTGGTCGCCCAGCGGCTCGGGCTGGAGACAATCCTGGGCGCCTTCCTGGCCGGAGCGATCCTCAGGGTCGTCGACCGGGACGAGATGATGACCCACCCGAGGTTCCGGATGAAGCTGGAAGCCCTCGGCTACGGGTTCCTGGTGCCGTTCTTCTTCGTGGTCAGCGGGGTGCGCTTCGACCTCCGGGCGCTCACCGGTGACCCGGCCAACCTGCGCCTGGTCCCTGTGTTCCTCGCCATGCTGCTGATCGTCCGCGGCCTGCCAGCCCTGCTGTACCGGTCTCGCGTGGGAAGCCGCCGCACCGTCGCCCGCAGCCCCCGGCGCGACGC
- a CDS encoding DNA-3-methyladenine glycosylase 2 family protein yields MSEQVRGGETAALATLREADPVIAALIDANPDYDPNAWLERLPEMDAFGVLIFQVIGQQLSVAVTRTLLGRLLDRFGGQLPTPRDLLAASPEDIRAAGLSRRKVQTLRELAERFVDGRLDPAELERLPDEEVVARLTEVPGVGRWTAEGFLAIALHRDDVVLPGDLALRKAIQRAYGLDHLPSQAEVVAIAEAWRPHRSLAVSYLFASVYGA; encoded by the coding sequence GTGAGCGAGCAGGTGAGGGGTGGCGAGACGGCGGCGCTGGCGACCCTGCGGGAGGCCGACCCGGTCATCGCCGCGCTGATCGACGCGAACCCGGACTACGACCCCAACGCGTGGCTGGAGCGGCTGCCGGAGATGGACGCCTTCGGCGTGCTGATCTTCCAGGTCATCGGGCAGCAGCTCTCCGTGGCGGTCACGCGGACGTTGCTGGGCCGCCTTCTGGACCGCTTCGGCGGGCAGCTGCCCACGCCCCGGGACCTGCTGGCCGCCAGCCCTGAGGACATCCGGGCCGCCGGGCTGTCCCGCCGCAAGGTGCAGACGCTGCGCGAGCTCGCCGAGCGGTTCGTAGACGGCCGGCTCGACCCGGCCGAGCTCGAGCGGCTCCCCGACGAGGAGGTCGTGGCGCGCCTCACCGAGGTCCCGGGCGTCGGCCGGTGGACCGCCGAGGGGTTCCTCGCGATCGCCCTGCATCGCGACGACGTCGTGCTGCCGGGGGATCTTGCGCTCCGCAAGGCGATCCAGCGCGCGTACGGGCTCGACCACCTCCCCAGTCAAGCCGAGGTGGTGGCCATCGCCGAGGCGTGGCGGCCGCACCGCAGCCTGGCGGTGAGCTACCTCTTCGCCTCCGTGTACGGCGCCTAG